A window of Mucilaginibacter sp. PAMC 26640 contains these coding sequences:
- a CDS encoding cell cycle protein, translating to MENVKPQAAPGRGKERVFLLLVAILFSLLFYRLYTVLQLRFTDVDKRLAEGTMVNLNDKDPAGEIHRLLSKGYYFDDKRDIDLITKTVGDNIGIGVKIDNVGELNKKKYYIVADDAFAAGGESFKARVKASRSLLGYTGADSALFVSEKTSPIKLPEATDLAMGSFSISGSILNKTVPVPGVLIRLDLILPQDSLYNDEEIAEVKALIQRGEGFQKTLYPDSAGKPKLQELTAYARTDASGEYHFKNLPDNKAFKILPLQPGYQFGTSQGTEKLDEDAVFNFNQAPHTVRLFSTRDFNILKKEKSLIIRTPNEFNEWFWIIGGSFIGAFLFVHLILSWRFPTADQLILPVVMILTGLSFITLLSLQDPLRDRFLAKDSLVYLGIGLIAMVVMLFFKMRRFTADSWFYRVVLFKNNDRAGNGWPWAVIAAGLLAMTIGFGTGPEGSGVKVNLFGFQPSEIVKYLIILFLAGFFAANEKMISEYTSWTKRWSFFAFALIAILVTLMLFLLLGDLGPAMVVCFTFIALFSFSRGDFMFMAIAVVVYVMASWVLKNVWLSALATTVVVGLLMLFQRKKLSESAIMVLVIMAAFLTIDQIPYLGKIFPGPVQRLVDRKAIWIDPWNNEVYGGDQVANGLWAMSSGGVSGQGVGEGFAKTIPEAHTDMILPSMGEEFGWTGITCIFLLFLLYLHRSIIIGRRTGTPFLFYLCAGVGVSTFVQFLLIAGGSTGALPLSGVSLPFQSYGGSSLVANLLASGFLLSASLVRGTPVQMTYISKQQDKNLVPALIAAVMGVALLTVNVSRYLFDNKKWVVQPALVADKSGARMFSYNPRIAILMNRLQAGSIYDRDGVLLATSKAELVKKQFAKLTSAGVGNYNIDSAMHKRLDRYYPFEDQMFFWTGDGNSGVFNGSSNGYFAEYEHAAELRGFKLPTTNYNVTANRYREDRFLARGVKEMTVVKKDYSALSPLLLAGINSMAVDSFKQRNRDVQLTMDAGLQTSIQKSMETDTSLLDNRVSVVVMESNTGDVLASSVYPLPPVHDWENLTMSTAEQNQLSQWMTTTDLGFTYASQPGSTAKLITSLASFNKIGMAAANKKFPVADFERIRTKGLEPDETGLISLEQAVVKSNNVYFIKLANQEHLQEEMATLYMQTGMFLHGVGGYYFGRQKENAAQEEKWRALWRKTEFNTKPRYDPNNIRRTRAKGISGMSWGQGELIATPASVARLASGIANNGTMPNNRFVLKFSDSATTVHPGIRIANDPQYARLMRHYMIEQSAPKTYTLGIAVAGKTGTPERIWKKQQINDGWYVFFAPKQRGGGNIVVCVRIESTKGSSDAVKLAGKHVIPYLLKKGYIKGIVDQIN from the coding sequence ATGGAAAACGTTAAGCCACAAGCCGCCCCTGGCCGCGGTAAAGAGCGGGTGTTTTTATTGCTTGTGGCCATTCTTTTTTCGTTACTATTTTACCGCTTGTACACCGTATTGCAACTGCGTTTCACCGATGTAGATAAACGCCTGGCTGAAGGCACAATGGTAAACCTTAACGATAAAGACCCAGCCGGCGAAATTCACCGGCTGCTCAGCAAGGGCTATTATTTTGACGATAAGCGTGACATCGATCTGATTACGAAGACGGTTGGTGATAATATCGGTATCGGTGTAAAAATTGACAATGTAGGTGAACTAAATAAGAAAAAATATTACATAGTGGCAGATGATGCCTTTGCCGCAGGTGGCGAATCTTTTAAAGCAAGGGTAAAAGCTTCGAGGTCATTATTAGGCTACACCGGGGCAGACTCGGCGTTGTTCGTTAGCGAAAAAACTTCTCCCATAAAATTACCGGAAGCCACCGACCTGGCTATGGGGAGCTTCAGCATTAGCGGTTCAATCTTGAATAAAACGGTACCTGTGCCAGGAGTCTTGATACGGCTGGATTTGATTTTACCGCAGGACAGCCTTTATAACGATGAAGAAATTGCCGAAGTTAAAGCATTAATCCAGCGTGGCGAAGGCTTCCAAAAAACATTGTATCCGGATAGTGCAGGCAAACCTAAGTTACAGGAACTGACTGCTTACGCCCGGACAGATGCATCTGGTGAATACCACTTCAAAAACTTGCCAGATAATAAGGCATTTAAGATACTGCCGCTGCAACCCGGCTATCAGTTCGGTACATCGCAGGGTACCGAAAAACTGGATGAAGATGCTGTTTTTAACTTTAACCAGGCACCGCATACGGTACGACTTTTCTCCACCCGAGATTTTAATATATTAAAAAAAGAAAAATCGCTCATTATCCGTACACCAAACGAGTTCAATGAATGGTTTTGGATTATTGGCGGCAGTTTTATCGGCGCTTTTTTATTCGTACATCTTATCCTGTCATGGCGCTTCCCCACGGCAGATCAATTGATTCTGCCGGTTGTAATGATTCTTACCGGGCTATCTTTCATAACCCTGCTCAGTTTGCAGGATCCGCTCAGAGACCGTTTTCTCGCTAAAGATTCGTTGGTATATCTTGGTATCGGACTGATAGCTATGGTGGTGATGCTGTTCTTTAAAATGCGCCGCTTTACTGCTGATTCCTGGTTTTACCGGGTTGTCTTATTCAAAAATAATGACCGTGCGGGTAATGGCTGGCCATGGGCAGTGATTGCTGCCGGCCTGCTTGCAATGACTATAGGTTTTGGAACAGGGCCGGAAGGAAGCGGTGTTAAGGTTAATCTCTTCGGTTTTCAACCTAGCGAAATTGTAAAATACCTCATTATTCTTTTCCTGGCGGGATTTTTTGCAGCAAACGAGAAAATGATCAGCGAATACACCAGCTGGACAAAACGCTGGTCTTTCTTTGCCTTTGCGCTTATTGCCATTTTAGTAACCTTAATGCTGTTTCTGTTGCTGGGGGATCTTGGTCCGGCGATGGTAGTCTGTTTTACCTTTATTGCGCTGTTCTCGTTTTCACGGGGCGATTTTATGTTCATGGCTATTGCCGTAGTTGTTTATGTAATGGCATCGTGGGTGCTGAAAAATGTTTGGCTCTCTGCGCTGGCAACCACAGTTGTGGTAGGCTTGCTTATGCTGTTTCAAAGGAAGAAACTCAGCGAATCAGCTATTATGGTACTGGTGATTATGGCTGCATTCTTAACTATCGACCAGATCCCGTATCTGGGTAAGATCTTCCCGGGCCCGGTGCAGCGACTGGTAGATCGTAAAGCCATTTGGATAGATCCCTGGAACAACGAAGTATATGGTGGTGACCAGGTAGCAAACGGGCTTTGGGCGATGTCCAGCGGTGGCGTATCCGGCCAGGGTGTAGGCGAGGGTTTCGCTAAAACCATTCCCGAGGCACATACGGATATGATCCTGCCTTCTATGGGTGAGGAGTTCGGGTGGACAGGAATTACTTGTATTTTTTTACTCTTCTTGCTCTATTTACACCGTTCTATTATCATTGGCCGGCGAACGGGTACACCATTTCTTTTCTATTTATGCGCAGGCGTGGGGGTTTCCACATTTGTGCAGTTTCTGCTCATCGCCGGAGGTTCTACCGGGGCGCTGCCATTGTCGGGAGTGTCGCTACCTTTTCAAAGCTACGGAGGTTCTTCACTGGTGGCTAATCTGCTGGCTTCAGGGTTTTTGCTCTCTGCATCTTTGGTTCGCGGAACGCCTGTGCAGATGACGTATATCTCCAAACAACAAGATAAAAACCTGGTGCCTGCATTAATTGCCGCAGTAATGGGGGTAGCCTTGCTTACGGTAAATGTATCGCGCTATCTGTTCGATAACAAAAAATGGGTGGTACAACCGGCTTTGGTAGCCGATAAAAGCGGCGCACGCATGTTTAGCTATAACCCGCGGATAGCCATATTGATGAATAGGTTACAAGCCGGTTCTATTTATGACAGGGATGGCGTATTGCTGGCAACCAGCAAAGCGGAACTTGTTAAAAAACAGTTCGCTAAACTAACAAGCGCCGGTGTTGGTAATTATAATATCGATTCGGCCATGCACAAAAGGCTCGACAGGTATTATCCGTTTGAAGATCAGATGTTTTTTTGGACAGGCGATGGCAACTCGGGGGTGTTTAACGGAAGCAGTAATGGTTATTTTGCTGAATATGAACACGCTGCTGAATTGCGCGGTTTTAAATTACCGACCACTAATTACAACGTTACCGCTAACCGGTATCGTGAAGACCGTTTCCTGGCGAGGGGGGTAAAGGAAATGACAGTAGTTAAAAAAGACTATAGCGCACTTTCTCCATTGTTATTGGCTGGCATCAATAGTATGGCGGTAGACTCTTTTAAACAGCGCAACCGTGATGTACAGTTAACTATGGATGCCGGTTTGCAAACCAGTATTCAAAAATCGATGGAGACCGATACATCGCTTTTGGATAACCGTGTATCTGTTGTGGTGATGGAATCTAACACCGGCGATGTGCTGGCGTCCTCTGTGTATCCGCTGCCGCCAGTTCACGACTGGGAAAACCTGACTATGAGTACAGCAGAACAAAATCAACTCAGCCAATGGATGACCACGACAGACTTGGGCTTTACTTACGCCTCACAGCCTGGTTCTACGGCTAAACTGATTACCTCGCTGGCATCATTTAATAAAATAGGGATGGCTGCAGCAAATAAGAAATTTCCGGTGGCAGATTTCGAGCGGATTCGTACCAAAGGCTTGGAGCCGGATGAGACCGGTTTGATTTCCTTAGAGCAAGCGGTTGTAAAGTCGAATAACGTATACTTTATCAAGTTAGCTAATCAGGAGCATTTGCAGGAAGAAATGGCTACATTATATATGCAAACTGGTATGTTTTTACATGGTGTAGGCGGTTATTACTTCGGCAGGCAAAAAGAAAATGCTGCACAGGAAGAAAAATGGCGCGCACTATGGCGCAAAACAGAGTTTAATACCAAGCCAAGGTATGATCCTAACAATATCCGCCGTACCAGAGCTAAAGGTATTTCCGGAATGTCATGGGGGCAGGGTGAATTAATTGCTACACCTGCTTCTGTTGCGAGGCTTGCATCAGGTATCGCTAATAATGGTACCATGCCTAATAATAGGTTTGTATTGAAATTTAGCGATTCGGCTACAACGGTACACCCGGGTATTAGGATAGCCAATGATCCGCAATACGCCCGGCTGATGCGTCATTACATGATAGAACAGAGCGCGCCTAAAACTTATACACTTGGCATCGCTGTTGCGGGTAAAACGGGTACGCCGGAGCGCATCTGGAAAAAACAGCAAATAAATGATGGCTGGTATGTTTTCTTCGCACCGAAGCAAAGGGGTGGAGGAAACATCGTAGTTTGTGTTCGGATTGAATCTACAAAGGGGTCATCGGATGCGGTAAAGCTGGCAGGGAAACATGTGATACCATATCTGCTGAAAAAAGGCTACATTAAGGGTATAGTTGATCAAATAAATTAA
- a CDS encoding phosphohydrolase produces MKKRIPLLLLIILVADPYFYHAVSTLTANPLILQAYWLIDLLIICGFVLIILTRQTRFVPVLMTLVLLSIVPKIAGVPVLLLEDITRLFSGFMPRSVWVSELAVAIAAVPFFGLLYGLTFGRHDYRLHKETLYFNDLPEAFDGFTLTQLSDIHSGSFTSAKGVNKGIAMVNAQKSDLILFTGDLVNNAASEMDLWIPAFSELTAPYGKYSILGNHDYGDYMKWESKEAKSANLNRLKAVHGQIGFSLLLNEAVRVNKDGQSIALIGVENWGKGGFHKYGDLDKASANVPAGSFKILMSHDPSHWDAVTLSHKQHIHLTLSGHTHGAQFGIELFGFKWSPIKYVYEQWAGLYEKAGRYLYVNRGFGFLGLKGRVGIWPEITVITLKKK; encoded by the coding sequence ATGAAAAAACGAATCCCTCTTTTATTGCTCATCATCCTGGTGGCAGATCCTTATTTTTACCATGCCGTTTCAACGCTTACCGCTAATCCACTGATATTACAGGCCTATTGGTTGATAGATTTGCTGATCATCTGCGGCTTCGTATTGATAATTTTAACGCGCCAAACCCGTTTTGTTCCGGTATTAATGACGCTGGTGCTTTTGTCCATTGTGCCTAAAATAGCCGGGGTACCGGTACTGCTGCTGGAAGATATCACCCGCTTGTTCAGCGGTTTTATGCCGAGAAGTGTTTGGGTGAGCGAACTGGCTGTTGCCATTGCTGCAGTGCCTTTTTTTGGGTTGCTATACGGGCTGACCTTTGGCCGGCATGATTACCGTTTACACAAAGAAACCTTGTACTTTAATGATCTTCCGGAGGCTTTCGACGGTTTTACCCTGACACAATTATCGGATATTCACTCAGGAAGTTTCACGAGTGCAAAAGGAGTAAATAAAGGAATAGCTATGGTTAACGCCCAGAAAAGCGACCTGATCTTATTCACCGGCGACCTGGTGAATAATGCCGCATCGGAAATGGATCTGTGGATCCCGGCATTCTCTGAATTGACCGCGCCATATGGGAAGTATTCGATACTGGGTAATCATGATTATGGTGATTACATGAAATGGGAGAGTAAGGAGGCCAAGTCCGCTAACCTAAACCGGCTTAAAGCTGTACATGGGCAGATTGGGTTTAGCTTACTCTTGAATGAAGCCGTACGTGTTAATAAAGACGGCCAAAGCATAGCACTTATCGGGGTAGAGAATTGGGGAAAAGGTGGTTTTCACAAATACGGCGATCTGGATAAAGCTTCAGCGAATGTTCCTGCCGGTTCCTTTAAAATACTGATGTCTCATGATCCATCCCACTGGGATGCCGTTACGCTGAGCCATAAACAACACATCCATCTTACATTATCGGGCCATACCCATGGTGCCCAGTTTGGTATCGAGCTGTTTGGCTTTAAATGGAGCCCAATAAAATATGTTTACGAACAATGGGCCGGCCTTTACGAAAAGGCAGGGAGGTATCTGTACGTAAACCGCGGTTTTGGTTTCCTGGGATTGAAGGGCAGGGTGGGGATCTGGCCAGAAATTACGGTGATAACACTGAAGAAAAAATAA